Proteins co-encoded in one Salvia splendens isolate huo1 chromosome 4, SspV2, whole genome shotgun sequence genomic window:
- the LOC121801302 gene encoding rhodanese-like domain-containing protein 8, chloroplastic, which yields MASFHALIPWNPLFRPNSTPTATSTIFNFNNGIGTHSFSCKIHGGCRFYWNYGKSFDLFAPTSSNGNRLEAAAAAAADKEYEDEEFIVVNFYRFVFVKDPEEELSKHLLFMKDRNIHGRIYLNEQGINAQYSGPSKDALAYVEWVKEDPKFSDILVQISPAINGHAFPKLKLRYKPSLVQLEEGISHLPLLDPSMRATPLTPSEWRSKLEEANKIENSLDTSNSNFVLLDVRNGYEWDVGHFKGAHRPDVDCFRSTSFGLSESETEVRPSDPLADADKEKTDVLMYCTGGIRCDVYSTILRQQGFKRLYTLKGGVSHYLENEGPVGWEGNLFVFDSRLSLPPSTYKPEAGSQQQVSHSFAKCYICSSQVSELRHRNCANLDCNLLFLCCSECVDGLRGCCCVKCTGAPRLRPVLPGYQRYQKWHTYRDVELQSR from the exons atggcttcTTTCCACGCCCTAATCCCTTGGAATCCATTGTTCAGACCCAATTCTACACCCACTGCcactagtactatttttaatttcaacaaTGGGATTGGAACCCATTCATTCAGTTGTAAAATTCATGGTGGGTGCAGATTTTATTGGAATTATGGAAAAAGTTTCGATCTTTTTGCGCCTACTTCTTCCAATGGTAACAGACTGGAGGCAGCAGCAGCTGCTGCTGCGGATAAAGAATACGAGGATGAAGAATTTATTGTGGTTAATTTTTACCGTTTTGTGTTTGTCAAAGACCCTGAAGAGGAGCTCTCTAAGCACCTCCTTTTTATGAAG GATCGTAACATACATGGTCGCATATACTTGAACGAACAAGGGATTAATGCTCAG TACAGTGGACCATCAAAAGATGCTCTTGCATATGTTGAATGGGTTAAGGAAGATCCCAAGTTCTCCGACATATTGGTGCAGATCTCTCCGGCCATAAACGGCCATGCTTTCCCAAAACTGAAATTGCGTTACAAGCCTTCACTTGTACAG TTGGAGGAGGGCATTTCACATCTCCCTTTGCTCGATCCATCAATGCGGGCTACACCTCTTACACCTTCTGAATGGAGGAGCAAACTGGAGGAAGCAAATAAGATTGAAAATTCATTGGATACATCAAACTCCAACTTTGTGCTACTAGATGTGAGAAATG GTTATGAATGGGACGTTGGGCACTTCAAGGGGGCTCATCGTCCTGATGTGGATTGCTTCAGGAGCACTTCGTTTGGCTTATCCGAATCCGAGACAGAG GTTAGACCTTCAGACCCTTTAGCTGATGCTGATAAAGAGAAGACAGATGTATTGATGTACTGTACAGGTGGCATTCGCTGCGATGTATACTCCACAATTCTTAG ACAACAGGGTTTCAAAAGATTGTATACTCTAAAGGGAGGCGTCTCTCATTATCTCGAGAATGAAGGTCCTGTGGGATGGGAGGGGAATCTATTTGTTTTCGACTCCCGTCTCTCTCTGCCACCTTCTACATACAAGCCAGAAGCCGGTTCACAGCAACAAGTGTCTCACTCATTTGCAAAATGTTACATATGCTCGTCTCAAGTCTCCGAGTTAAGGCACCGGAACTGTGCGAATCTTGATTGCAACCTGCTCTTCCT ATGCTGTTCGGAGTGTGTGGATGGTTTGAGAGGATGCTGCTGCGTGAAGTGCACTGGTGCTCCTCGTCTGAGGCCCGTGCTACCGGGGTACCAAAGATACCAGAAGTGGCATACTTATCGAGACGTTGAGCTGCAGAGCCGGTGA
- the LOC121799744 gene encoding choline transporter protein 1-like, producing MRGPLGPVIGKYPSSSDSNGEMGSGNNDIIKHNRKCRDLVFLVIFIAFWIAMIVNSSFAFNQGNPLRLNYGLDYEGNVCGDRHGDRDLRELELRYWPNPNQVYETGVKNSKFQLSNARSICLMDCPIPSEDSLNWVCDYPEGDIRISLDDWIDRNYDYFADLTPELRNTSLQLQGPCYPVIFPSVNVYWTCQFIARASNVSLTHWEQMGGVKVIEDIAIDKSIHKSVNSRSSVLKRYVADVGKAWPVLLVCGGLLPLFLSIMWLLMIRHFVAGMPWVTVIVFNVLMVSVTMFYYLKAGWIGNDAISPIIGEHDPYYRVSAREVNHLHAAAFFMTVLMIVSFLSSIAIVRRILMATSVLKVAAKVIGEVQALIIFPVIPYAVLAIFYMFWLSAALHLFSSGSVLQNDCGANCCAYNLKEKRLSCNSCCGYSIHYTSHIAAAILFHLFGCYWATQFFMACSSTVVAGSVASYYWARGATSPEIPFLPVFASMKRLARYSLGSVALGSLIVSSVESVRFILEALRRKLKHVNSMPGSWIGKVMYQTSQGCLRLIGCIIKSVNHNAYIMIAITGKGFVKSSEIATELIMSNILRIGKVNVIGDVILFLGKLCVSLTSALFAFLMLDTHKYKSSHNKITSPLFPVLVCWGFGYIVATLFFGVVEMSIDTIILSFCQDSDEHQGTAQYAPPLLIETLNDENEMQRLMQ from the exons ATGAGAGGGCCATTGGGGCCAGTGATAGGGAAGTATCCATCATCTAGTGACTCTAATGGTGAAATGGGGAGTGGAAACAACGATATCATAAAACACAACAGGAAATGCAGAGATTTGGTGTTTCTTGTCATCTTCATTGCCTTTTGGATTGCAATGATTGTTAACTCCAGCTTCGCTTTCAACCAAGGGAACCCATTGAG GCTAAACTATGGGCTGGACTATGAAGGGAATGTTTGTGGCGATAGACATGGTGATCGGGATCTGCGTGAATTGGAACTGAGATATTGGCCAAATCCCAATCAGGTTTATGAAACTGGTGTGAAGAACAGTAAATTCCAGCTCTCCAATGCTCGGAGTATTTGCTTGATGGACTGTCCTATCCCATCTGAAGACTCCCTCAATTGGGTCTGTGATTATCCCGAGGGAGATATCCGTATTTCACTGGATGATTGGATTGATAGAAACTATGATTATTTTGCGGACTTGACCCCTGAGCTCAGGAACACTTCTCTTCAGCTGCAGGGTCCCTGCTATCCTGTTATATTTCCCAGTGTCAATG TTTACTGGACCTGCCAGTTCATTGCAAGGGCATCAAATGTATCCTTGACTCACTGGGAACAGATGGGTGGAGTGAAAGTTATAGAGGATATCGCAATTGATAAATCTATCCACAAATCAGTTAATTCCCGGTCATCAGTACTAAAG AGATATGTAGCTGATGTCGGAAAAGCTTGGCCCGTACTTCTTGTTTGCGGAGGATTGCTGCCTTTGTTTCTATCAATCATGTGGCTCCTAATGATCCGTCATTTCGTTGCTGGGATGCCGTGGGTCACTGTCATTGTTTTCAATGTCCTCATGGTATCTGTGACTATGTTTTACTATTTGAAAG CTGGATGGATTGGAAATGATGCCATCTCTCCGATCATTGGTGAGCACGACCCATATTATCGCGTGTCAGCAAGG GAGGTGAATCATCTCCATGCAGCTGCTTTTTTCATGACTGTTTTGATGATTGTCTCTTTTCTCTCCTCCATTGCTATAGTCCGCCGTATCCTTATGGCAACATCTGTTTTGAAG GTTGCTGCTAAGGTCATTGGAGAAGTCCAGGCATTGATAATTTTCCCAGTTATACCGTATGCCGTGCTAGCTATTTTCTATATGTTCTGGTTGTCAGCCGCCCTTCATCTTTTTAGTTCCGGAAGTGTACTACAAAATGATTGTGGTGCTAACTGCTGTGCTTATAATCTCAAAGAAAAGAGGCTTAGCTGTAATAGTTGCTGTGGCTATAGCATTCATTACACTTCTCATATTGCTGCTGCAATCCTTTTTCACCTATTTGGTTGCTATTGGGCCACCCAATTTTTCATGGCATGCTCATCAACTGTGGTTGCTGGTTCAGTCGCTTCATATTATTGGGCTCGAGGAGCAACTTCG CCTGAGATCCCGTTCCTTCCTGTTTTTGCTTCAATGAAGCGGCTTGCCCGATACAGTCTAGGATCAGTTGCTCTTGGTTCTCTGATTGTGTCTTCCGTTGAATCAGTACGTTTTATACTTGAAGCTCTTCGTCGTAAGCTTAAGCATGTTAATTCCATGCCTGGAAGCTGGATTGGGAAGGTGATGTATCAAACTTCACAAGGCTGCCTGAGACTTATTGGATGCATCATCAAATCTGTGAACCACAATGCTTACATTATG ATTGCTATAACAGGTAAAGGTTTTGTCAAATCTTCGGAGATTGCAACAGAGTTGATAATGAGTAACATTCTTCGGATTGGGAAAGTGAACGTGATAGGAGACGTTATTCTCTTCCTTGGGAAGCTCTGCGTAAGCCTTACCAGTGCACTATTTGCATTTCTCATGCTGGACACACACAAATACAAATCTTCACACAACAAGATCACGTCGCCTCTGTTTCCTGTACTG GTTTGCTGGGGGTTCGGTTACATAGTGGCTACTCTCTTCTTTGGAGTGGTGGAGATGTCTATCGACACGATAATCCTTTCGTTCTGTCAGGACTCGGATGAACACCAAGGAACTGCTCAATATGCTCCTCCCTTGCTTATCGAAACCCTCAACGACGAAAATGAGATGCAGAGACTGATGCAATGA
- the LOC121801604 gene encoding putative pentatricopeptide repeat-containing protein At1g12700, mitochondrial, with protein sequence MMGLNVTDSAIHLSTGGFAVKSGFNGDKMPPLPQKPRNRVDFSGIRSSRDAIRSLRELAAISPEPSIRVYNNLLSDIAKKELYSVALHVFDEMRQLGVAADWYTMNIVVNCCCLLKRVDVGFSVLSVFIKNGYVPNGTTFNTLLKGLFLAGEIGEAELLFKKILSFKLCEINDVMILTVVNGLSKAGKPLTARDLLLALDEAGYEPNVRAYNTVIDGLSKRGMVDDSLLLLSHMVEKGVSPSVVTCNALIDGYCSRGEMARATELFDTMAKTGIKHDIFTYSSLIKGYCKKGSLDEAWRFFDEIPRVGLKHSTVSYSTMMQGLIREGRFEDGWKLYKDMEAQKLHPNLHTYNILLDGMCRSDRIDEALEFLRVVEEEKGATPNVVTYGVLINGLCKCGRLDEARRLFDQLPSKGLRPNTAIYNMMLDSLYQQGRRGEARRLMEEMERSGCRPDGVTYNMAVWNLMKRNEVREAIPFLEEMCRRGFEAHPANMSVLLHELRGEEVKDEKLQDIIKKVCAKIDK encoded by the coding sequence ATGATGGGTTTAAACGTCACAGATTCTGCAATTCACCTCTCCACCGGTGGATTCGCGGTGAAATCCGGCTTCAATGGCGACAAGATGCCGCCTTTACCGCAGAAGCCCCGAAACAGAGTTGATTTCAGCGGCATCCGAAGCTCGCGCGACGCGATCCGCTCGCTGCGGGAGCTCGCCGCGATATCTCCGGAGCCCTCCATCCGCGTATACAACAATCTGCTGAGCGACATCGCCAAGAAGGAGCTTTACTCGGTTGCACTCCACGTGTTCGACGAAATGCGCCAGTTGGGCGTCGCGGCGGATTGGTACACGATGAACATCGTTGTCAACTGCTGCTGCCTCCTGAAGCGAGTGGACGTCGGATTCTCCGTTCTCAGCGTCTTCATCAAGAACGGATACGTCCCCAATGGAACGACGTTCAACACTCTGCTTAAAGGGTTGTTCCTCGCCGGCGAGATTGGCGAGGCGGAGCTTCTCTTCAAGAAGATTCTGAGCTTCAAGCTATGTGAGATCAACGATGTCATGATTTTGACCGTTGTGAACGGGCTGTCGAAGGCCGGGAAGCCGCTCACTGCGCGTGATCTGCTTCTGGCGTTGGACGAAGCTGGGTACGAGCCTAATGTTCGAGCTTACAACACTGTGATTGATGGCTTGTCGAAGCGTGGGATGGTTGATGACTCTCTGCTTCTGCTGTCGCATATGGTGGAGAAGGGCGTCTCCCCTAGCGTGGTTACTTGTAATGCGTTGATAGATGGATATTGCTCGCGGGGGGAGATGGCTAGAGCCACAGAGCTCTTCGATACAATGGCGAAGACGGGGATCAAGCACGATATATTCACGTATAGTAGTTTGATTAAGGGATACTGCAAGAAGGGGAGCCTTGATGAAGCGTGGCGTTTCTTTGATGAGATCCCGCGCGTTGGCCTCAAGCACTCGACTGTTTCGTACTCCACCATGATGCAGGGGCTGATACGCGAGGGTAGGTTTGAAGACGGATGGAAGCTTTACAAAGATATGGAAGCTCAGAAGCTACATCCAAATCTCCACACCTACAACATCTTGTTGGATGGCATGTGCAGGAGTGATCGGATTGATGAGGCGCTCGAGTTTCTGagggtggtggaggaggagaaAGGTGCCACTCCTAATGTAGTAACGTATGGTGTTCTGATCAACGGCCTGTGCAAGTGCGGGAGACTGGATGAAGCTAGGAGACTCTTCGACCAGCTCCCCTCCAAGGGGTTGCGTCCAAACACGGCTATCTACAACATGATGCTCGACTCCCTCTACCAGCAAGGCCGGAGAGGGGAGGCGAGGAGGTtgatggaggagatggagaggaGCGGCTGCCGGCCTGATGGCGTGACATACAACATGGCAGTGTGGAATCTGATGAAGAGGAATGAGGTACGAGAGGCGATTCCATTCTTGGAGGAGATGTGTAGGAGAGGATTCGAGGCTCATCCAGCTAACATGTCTGTTTTGCTTCATGAATTAAGAGGAGAAGAAGTTAAAGATGAGAAATTGCAAGACATTATTAAGAAAGTTTGTGCTAAGATTGACAAGTAA
- the LOC121799745 gene encoding uncharacterized protein LOC121799745 encodes MDVQGHKITATSAGHEGHGVHHCHKCGWPFPNPHPSSKHRRAHKRVCGTIEGYKIIHTEDHDKYLAFSDDDHASDDDEHQSPGPNTVKRNAFISGGVGAKSNKSEDDVFSDAPMEFSDSGISPQLEAPVGNVGEMGKILEHKGLEGDVYGSGVLGIKEAAETIEQPNDATSEEIRKPRPFSNGSSLLDNSMPIKDTAAETVSVGLSNDSQPERGLQGEILHGPDTSIQVQEHGSASVSLDPEEHKVLDQTIAAGKSPDESCDKCISEGAKDDSPPISESLQMDAPDAVNSVVHSVEKSTSIKTSEVALVDETCKSLDASALEKELSHSTEAALVDETRKSIDASAVEKELSHSTEDIGSNKSVYGSTLLEENLLNASLVEPNKSTKALDVTEHSDVACTVSSIDKEEMPKTTSDASDGEKSDMTCGYECQNQSLESKHLNSLEANSAPGSTVNAIPCEDTNITMGKNGMDHCVESTNITNLETGNEKGEGVSAEAEVIPDSTLPSEKLTDLPSSCVADGYAKSSQELSENNSSSLEFKDDGFDNSIRGDGADGPAGADSEANEIGDQSSSVEHPVLPVTSEMPNTVHVATNVVEVEPLDVSESVTKIEDGNAVLVSGSKANEIGNRSSSLISSVEHPVSLLTSELQNNVHAATNVVQVEPVDFAETVSKLDDNAVSVSAETPEHSISIESTLPLSDSVSLREIGDRNSSVEHPVPLLTSELQNNVHASTNVVKVERLDVAETVSKVEDDNAFSVSAETPEHSISTESTLPLSAKDGTCDEEDFKASESITNTEVTSEDHERNVGSREISESPTPSVQGTFPASTCSNDTSLDVKQMHSSDDLTTLKSVNTLPSAEHSFDDKVLKSEECFRSSEAPSLKQPVIPSASDIEEFRGTSDTVDDKSVVIVEDVTRVDAKYVNTEAECKPAKQTDDASAVDVSSSLASPSDSLEANCGSVVSDTLETSSQKHKTRSSKSDTFEPPYFMTLVQSGSEVDQVTGATEIETVQNNQQQRSDALEAVWFPSLTNVVTESEGRKKNEEMIAKVTNWSPVKQQSSPLKSLLNEVKSPNTKQVPVANQKVEADTEDNNVGKVVASEAHKTKDPDTNKHLEEWNSPARYPIEIKKEKKKGRPFWVPFVCCSSAHKDL; translated from the exons ATGGATGTTCAAGGCCACAAGATCACTGCCACTTCTGCCG GGCATGAGGGCCACGGGGTGCATCATTGCCACAAATGTGGATGGCCTTTTCCAAATCCACATCCTAGTTCTAAACACAGAAGAGCTCACAAAAGGGTATGTGGAACAATTGAAGGCTACAAAATCATTCACACAGAAGACCATGATAAGTATTTGGCCTTTTCAGATGATGACCATGCCTCTGATGATGATGAGCATCAGAGCCCAG GTCCAAATACTGTGAAGAGAAATGCTTTCATCAGTGGCGGAGTAGGTGCGAAGTCGAACAAATCAGAagatgatgtgttttctgatGCACCAATGGAGTTTTCAGACAGTGGTATTAGTCCTCAGTTAGAGGCACCTGTTGGGAACGTGGGAGAAATGGGCAAGATTTTGGAGCATAAGGGTTTGGAAGGTGATGTTTACGGGAGTGGAGTTTTGGGGATCAAGGAAGCTGCTG AAACTATTGAACAACCCAATGATGCAACAAGTGAGGAAATAAGAAAGCCCAGACCCTTCTCAAACGGAAGTAGCCTCCTAGACAATTCCATGCCAATAAAAGATACTGCTGCAGAAACGGTTTCTGTTGGACTTTCAAATGATTCACAGCCTGAACGTGGTCTTCAAGGTGAGATACTACATGGACCTGATACCAGTATTCAAGTACAAGAACATGGCTCAGCTTCTGTTTCTTTGGACCCTGAAGAACATAAAGTTCTGGATCAAACAATAGCAGCAGGTAAAAGTCCAGATGAATCGTGTGATAAGTGTATTTCTGAAGGTGCCAAAGATGATTCCCCCCCTATATCTGAATCTCTTCAAATGGATGCTCCTGATGCGGTTAATAGTGTGGTCCATTCTGTCGAAAAAAGTACCTCCATCAAAACTTCCGAGGTTGCCCTTGTGGACGAGACTTGTAAAAGCTTAGATGCTTCTGCTTTGGAGAAAGAGCTCTCTCATTCTACTGAGGCTGCCCTTGTGGATGAGACTCGTAAAAGCATAGATGCTTCTGCTGTGGAGAAAGAGCTCTCTCATTCTACTGAAGACATTGGGTCCAATAAATCTGTTTATGGAAGTACTTTACTCGAGGAAAATCTGTTGAATGCGTCTTTGGTTGAGCCTAACAAGAGCACAAAAGCTTTAGATGTTACTGAGCACTCTGACGTGGCTTGTACTGTCTCCTCGATTGACAAAGAAGAGATGCCGAAAACCACCTCAGATGCAAGTGATGGAGAGAAGTCTGACATGACCTGTGGTTATGAATGTCAAAACCAAAGCCTAGAATCTAAGCACTTGAATTCTCTCGAAGCAAATTCTGCCCCTGGTTCCACAGTTAATGCTATTCCATGTGAAGATACTAACATTACAATGGGAAAGAACGGTATGGATCATTGTGTAGAAAGCACTAACATCACAAATTTGGAAACTGGGAACGAAAAGGGTGAAGGAGTTTCTGCAGAAGCAGAAGTGATCCCTGATTCTACACTGCCTTCAGAAAAATTGACTGACCTTCCAAGTTCATGTGTAGCTGATGGTTATGCAAAAAGTTCACAAGAACTATCAGAAAACAATTCCAGTTCATTGGAATTCAAGGATGATGGTTTTGATAATTCCATTAGAGGAGATGGTGCAGATGGTCCTGCTGGAGCAGATTCTGAGGCGAATGAAATTGGTGACCAGAGTTCCTCCGTTGAACACCCAGTGTTACCAGTAACTTCAGAGATGCCGAATACTGTTCATGTGGCGACGAATGTTGTTGAAGTTGAGCCTCTAGATGTTTctgaatctgttaccaaaataGAAGATGGTAATGCAGTTTTAGTGTCAGGTTCCAAGGCAAATGAAATTGGCAACAGGAGTTCCTCACTAATTTCCTCAGTGGAACACCCCGTGTCACTATTAACTTCAGAGCTGCAGAATAATGTTCATGCGGCAACAAATGTTGTTCAAGTTGAGCCTGTAGATTTTGCTGAAACTGTTAGCAAATTAGATGATAATGCAGTTTCAGTATCAGCAGAAACCCCCGAACACTCCATTTCAATAGAGTCTACACTGCCACTCTCTGATTCAGTTTCGTTAAGGGAAATTGGCGACAGGAATTCCTCGGTGGAACACCCCGTGCCCCTATTAACTTCAGAGCTGCAGAATAATGTTCATGCATCAACGAATGTTGTTAAAGTTGAGCGTTTAGATGTTGCTGAAACTGTTAGCAAAGTAGAAGATGATAATGCATTTTCAGTATCAGCGGAAACCCCCGAACACTCCATTTCAACAGAATCTACACTGCCACTCTCTGCCAAAGATGGTACCTGTGACGAAGAAGACTTTAAGGCATCTGAATCCATCACCAACACTGAAGTAACTTCTGAAGATCATGAAAGAAATGTTGGATCGAGAGAAATTTCAGAAAGCCCTACCCCAAGCGTGCAAGGAACTTTCCCCGCAAGCACATGTTCGAATGATACTTCATTGGATGTTAAGCAGATGCATTCAAGTGATGATCTTACCACATTGAAGTCTGTTAACACTCTTCCTAGTGCAGAACATTCTTTTGATGACAAGGTTTTAAAATCAGAGGAATGTTTCAGGTCTTCTGAAGCTCCAAGTTTAAAACAGCCAGTAATACCTTCAGCTTCAGATATTGAAGAATTTCGTGGAACTTCTGATACAGTTGATGATAAGTCTGTTGTTATTGTTGAAGATGTCACTAGGGTCGATGCAAAGTATGTGAATACTGAAGCTGAATGCAAGCCTGCTAAGCAAACGGATGATGCATCTGCAGTTGATGTATCCAGTAGTTTAGCTAGCCCGTCTGACAGTCTGGAAGCAAACTGTGGATCAGTAGTTTCAG ATACATTAGAAACAAGTTCTCAGAAGCACAAAACCCGTTCCAGCAAATCAGATACATTTGAGCCTCCATATTTCATGACTCTGGTTCAATCTGGGAGTGAAGTAGATCAGGTTACTGGAGCTACAGAGATTGAGACGGTGCAGAACAATCAGCAACAGAGATCTGATGCTCTTGAAGCCGTCTGGTTCCCTTCTCTTACAAATGTAGTCACTGAATCCGAAGGCAGaaagaaaaatgaggaaatgaTAGCCAAAGTTACAAACTGGAGCCCAGTAAAGCAGCAATCCAGTCCTCTGAAAAGTCTTCTAAACGAAGTCAAGTCACCAAACACAAAACAAGTGCCCGTTGCAAATCAGAAAGTTGAGGCTGACACTGAAGATAACAATGTGGGTAAAGTTGTTGCTTCAGAAGCACACAAAACCAAGGATCCGGATACCAACAAGCACCTTGAGGAGTGGAACTCTCCTGCAAGATACCCTATTGAGatcaagaaagaaaagaagaaaggaCGACCGTTTTGGGTTCCATTTGTATGCTGCTCTTCTGCACATAAGGACCTATGA
- the LOC121801303 gene encoding ALA-interacting subunit 1-like has product MISDGSTQASNQVSKKPTYSKFTQQDLPAWKPILTPALVIATLICLAIIFIPIGLLSLSASKNVVEVVDRYDDACIPSTNQKVGYIKDPATDKTCIRSLTIPKKMRQPIYVYYQLDNFYQNHRRYVKSRSDRQLWNPKAESRTTQCDPEGQTGDGKPIVPCGLVAWSLFNDTYMLSKNDAVLPINKKDIAWSSDRTHKFGANIYPKNFQNGTLIGGGKLDESIPMNQQEDLMVWMRTAALPTFRKLYGKIETDLEANEKITVTIQNNYNAYSFNGKKKLVVSTATWIGGKNDFIGRMYMAVGGTSLVLAIIFSLLYVFKPRPLGNPSYLSWNKNTT; this is encoded by the exons ATGATTTCTGATGGATCCACTCAAGCATCTAATCAGGTTTCCAAGAAGCCCACAT attcaaaatttactcaGCAAGATCTCCCCGCCTGGAAACCGATTCTTACTCCTGCATTG GTGATTGCAACTCTCATATGCCTTGCCATAATCTTCATTCCGATCGGTCTGCTCTCTCTTTCCGCATCAAAAAAT gTGGTTGAGGTGGTGGACCGTTATGACGACGCGTGCATCCCATCGACTAACCAGAAGGTTGGCTACATCAAAGATCCTGCAACAGACAAAACCTGCATCAGGAGCCTCACT ATTCCAAAGAAGATGAGACAACCAATCTATGTGTATTACCAGCTGGACAACTTCTATCAGAACCATAGGAG ATATGTGAAAAGTAGAAGTGATCGTCAGCTATGGAACCCCAAAGCCGAGTCTAGAACCACTCAATGTGATCCAGAGGGGCAGACCGGTGACGGTAAGCCCATTGTTCCATGTGGCCTCGTTGCTTGGAGTTTATTCAACGACACCTACATGTTGTCCAAGAACGATGCTGTTTTACCAATTAACAAGAAGGACATCGCTTGGAGCAGCGATAGAACTCATAAATTCGGCGCCAATATCTACCCCAAGAACTTCCAGAATGGCACCTTGATTGGGGGTGGAAAACTTGATGAGAGTATACCT ATGAACCAGCAAGAGGATCTGATGGTGTGGATGCGGACTGCAGCGCTGCCTACATTCAGAAAACTATACGGGAAGATTGAGACAGACCTCGAAGCCAACGAGAAGATTACAGTGACAATACAGAACAACTACAACGCATACTCCTTCAATGGGAAGAAGAAGCTGGTGGTCTCAACTGCGACGTGGATTGGTGGGAAGAATGACTTCATTGGCAGAATGTACATGGCTGTTGGAGGAACCAGCCTAGTTTTAGCTATCATTTTCTCACTTCTTTATGTTTTCAAGCCAAG GCCTTTGGGGAATCCCTCTTATCTGTCATGGAACAAGAATACAACCTAG